GAGTTATTAGTAAATGTAATTGTACAATTTAGGGAACGGGTAAGTTTGCTAACAGAAATAAGGTTAAATGGACAGTCAGGGAGGTAAAAGACAGACTCCAAAGGCAAGAGTGGAAGAGGATGAGCACAACCTACCGCTTTGGCAGTAACGATAGATCCATTAGCTAATGTTACAGTAGGTAAGGAAGTACTCTTAGTAAAGTGAGAGAGTAAACGAGGGTTACCAGAGATATGATCAGAGGCACCAGAATCAAGGATCCATGACTCGGAAGAAGAAGATTGAGTGAGGCATACAGCTGAATTACCCGGATGAGCAATCGAAGCAATAAAAGATGAAGGTTGTTTTGCGCTCTGATATCGGAGATAATCTTCAAGATCAGCACCTGTGAGTGTCAAAGATGGTGGAGACTGCACTCTAATAGGATAATCATAAGTCTGAACAGTATTCGCAGTTTGAAGAGGACGACCATAGAGTTTATGACACTTGTCTCTGATGTGACCCCATTTGTGACAATAATTGCACTTTGGTCGAGTTTCACGCCCATTGCGCTCACCTGGTTTGGAGCTTTCAATGAACATGGTGAATCACGAATTAGAAAATAGAAGAAGCTTTCTGAAACCAAGAAAAGTGAAGATCCGAAGAAATTGAGGCCCACAAACTGATCAGAAGACTGTTGAATCGAGAAACAAAGCCTTCGGAATGCGTGAACTATTCTGTGACGTCACCGGCGACGCGTGGAGCAGCTAGTGGAGATGGGTCTTCAACAGAACTAACCACCGGCGTCTACTGAGTCAATTGGCGGCGGCGGTGTAGTTCCACGTGCGCCGGAACAGTAGATCGGAGCTTATGTTTCAAGCGGAAAAACGGTTGGCGTGTGTAGAATATTCCGGCGTCGGATGACTGCAAACTCACCACAGATGGACTCGTCGGCGTCGTCTGAGTTCAACAGAAGAGGCGGTGTCGGTGCACTGTCGCCGGAACAGGAGATCGGCGTCGGAAGATACCGAGAGATTGAGCGGCGCGTGTAGGCGCGTGGAACGTCGAACGATGATGTTGCTTTGACGGATGTGTCGGCAAAAGAATCCTGATCACACTGGTATATGCACGATCACCGGAAAAACAATGGAAGCACAGTGATCGGAGAAGCAGTGGAGAAAAGACTTGGATTCGCCGGAAATTAAGTTGAGAACGccagaaaaatttaaatgttaggctctgataccatgtgaattgagaatattattttcatatatttcagAGTACTGAacagtacaatatatacagtTTACAGAGAAGATATAACAGGAAATGAATCAATCAAATccttaactaaatcaaatcaaatccctataaatcaaatcaaatcaaatcctaaatATATTATCTCCTAATATGCTTTGATATCCTTCCTAATATAACAGAATCAAATCAACACAATCAACAACATCTTCATAATGGTCAACCAACTATTTACTATGAGTCCTTGTTGATTGAATTTGCAAAATAACTCATCTGTACTACACCACATTTTCCTTTACAAGATGCACTATGCTATATGTTATTAAAGCAAATTTTAGAGTGATTGCAATCACTTCTGATTCAGTGGCTATAAAGGCAAACATTACCTTTTCTCCAGCTGCAAGAAGAAATGCTGCTAAATTATAGGCAAAGCCAACACAATGTGTGCTAACAGGACTCTTCAAGCTCTGCATAGTGTCGTAAATTGCCAAGGTGGGCGTAAGCTGCAAGTAAAGCGAGCTCTCAGCAGTGAAGTTACATGATATTAGCAACAATAATACAAAGAAGTAGAGAGTCAGCTGCAAATCTTGATTCAAAAGGACTCACATCTCCACCAGGACCATTAATGTACATATAGAGCCTTTTGGAATCATCAATACTGTCAAGATACAACATTGTTGCCAATATTTGGTTGCTAAATTCTTCATCGACATTTTGCCCAATGAAAATAACACGCTCTCGGTACTGCACACAAAATACTTATTTAGTTTCTTTGAGTGATATACCAAAGTgctaaaataaattgaaacataAGAAGAGAATTTACATTTAGAAATAGTCTTTCAATCTGATTAACAAAGAAGCATGGATGAAAATTTATGGAGAAGaaactgtttttttatataactgACAGCATTGATTTTTACAAGCTACAGCAGCCTGAAGAGACACAGTTTAAAGGCAGGTTATAATTGTTTAATCAAGTTAGTAGCCTAGATAACTCATTTCTTGGTGATACAAGGAAAAAGAACTGAGCCTATAAAGTGTGTTATGCCCATATTAACATTAAAGACCTACACTCTTTTAGGTCATTAACTGTTTTCAGGCATTATCTTAAAGTAAAATCAAATGCAACAACTTACAAGGGCATTCCATAGATCAACCCATTGCCAAGTTCCCTCACCAGGTGTCCGATATGGAACTCTTGGTGTCCCTATAGGCATCATTGCGATTCGCCCCCTTATCGGTTTATGATTCTGGGTCCTGAAACAGAAATGTGTCATGCACAGGGTAGCACACAAATACTTAGACATCAGCACTGCTCTTAGTTAAAAACCTTGCAAGGAAAAACAGTGGAAGGTTATTCTGATTCAAGAAGACTAACCAGATTACATTACGTGATTCTACATTGTATACTATAACTATAAATTCAATCTCATAACCCTCCACTGCAAAGACCTGTGATCTCTTACTGAAATTTCATCAGGTATTTCAATGAAGAATGGTAACAACTGATTAATGCACCCAACGCAATTTGACAGAGATTTCACTTCAGAGTTAGAAAGTTTAACATAATGTATTATGGtaaatgaaacaaataaaaatgcTGATATGATAACTCATAATAAGCAAGCTGTATCAAAAGATACCATTTTACTaccaaagaaagaaacaaaatccCCCAGTCATTAAAATGCACTCTGCATATCATCATGCTCCGGTAGAACTCAAAGTAGCAGAATTTCAATCAAACTAATCAAAcatcatcaataaaatttctCTGTTTAGTTAAACAAAGcgaaaaatttaatctttatttaaaaaaaaaaaaaaaaaaaaaccttcactGAAGCGAACTTCATccaaatatcaataaaattataatcttttacaCCTACAGCTTAAAGCAGAACTTAACGAGCCCATTAAACTAATTACCCGCATTGAAGGCTCTTGTGAATCCTGCCATAAAATTCTGCACTCACGTTAGGTGTCCCAAAAGCCAAAAAAcctaaaagaagataataatacCGTGGTTAGATAGAgaagatttaattttaatttcccttcgaaaaaaataaaggtaaaaaattaatgaaagaagAAGGGTGATGAACAAACTTGGTGATTGAAGCTTTAATCCCGAGTAAA
This sequence is a window from Mangifera indica cultivar Alphonso chromosome 20, CATAS_Mindica_2.1, whole genome shotgun sequence. Protein-coding genes within it:
- the LOC123204131 gene encoding ATP-dependent Clp protease proteolytic subunit-related protein 2, chloroplastic, which translates into the protein MSVSLNTNFHQPSLSVGTKLYSGLKLQSPSFLAFGTPNVSAEFYGRIHKSLQCGTQNHKPIRGRIAMMPIGTPRVPYRTPGEGTWQWVDLWNALYRERVIFIGQNVDEEFSNQILATMLYLDSIDDSKRLYMYINGPGGDLTPTLAIYDTMQSLKSPVSTHCVGFAYNLAAFLLAAGEKNNRFAMPLSRIALQSPAGAARGQADDIRNEADELLRVRDYLYNELSKKTGQPVEKINKDLSRMKRFTAQEALEYGLIDRIVRPPRIKADAPRKDAGTGLG